Proteins from a single region of Calypte anna isolate BGI_N300 chromosome 26, bCalAnn1_v1.p, whole genome shotgun sequence:
- the RPL10A gene encoding 60S ribosomal protein L10a: MSSKVSRDTLYEAVKEVLQGSRVKKRKFVETVELQISLKNYDPQKDKRFSGTVRLKSTPRPKFSVCLLGDQQHCDEAKAVDIPHMDIEALKKLNKNKKLVKKLAKKYDAFLASESLIKQIPRILGPGLNKAGKFPSLLTHNENLVAKVDEVKSTIKFQMKKVLCLAVAVGHVKMTEDELVYNIHLAINFLVSLLKKNWQNVRALYIKSTMGKPQRLY; encoded by the exons ATGAG CAGCAAAGTCTCCCGCGATACCCTGTACGAGGCGGTGAAggaggtgctgcagggcagcagggtCAAGAAGCGCAA gTTCGTGGAGACGGTGGAGCTGCAGATCAGCCTTAAGAACTACGACCCGCAGAAAGACAAGCGGTTCTCCGGTACCGTCAG GCTGAAGTCAACCCCCCGGCCCAagttttctgtctgtctgctgggGGATCAGCAGCACTGTGATGAGGCCAAAGCTGTTGACATCCCTCACATGGATATAGAAGCTCTGAAGAAGCTTAACAAAAACAAGAAGTTGGTGAAGAAGCTGG CTAAGAAGTATGATGCTTTCCTGGCTTCTGAGTCCTTGATCAAGCAGATTCCTCGAATCCTGGGTCCAGGTCTGAACAAAGCTGGGAaattcccttccctcctcactcACAACGAGAATCTGGTGGCCAAGGTTGATGAGGTCAAATCCACCATCAAATTTCAGATGAAGAAG GTGCTCTGCTTGGCTGTGGCTGTTGGTCACGTCAAGATGACAGAGGATGAACTGGTCTACAACATCCACCTGGCCATCAATTTCCTGGTGTCCCTGCTGAAGAAGAACTGGCAGAATGTCCGTGCTCTCTACATCAAGAGCACCATGGGCAAGCCCCAACGTCTCTACTAA
- the ZNF76 gene encoding zinc finger protein 76 isoform X1, whose translation MAVWRRTRPRSPVLSLKQSHQLSVPLSSGSVSWCSLWESCPRGNSCLRSNPQDRMESLGLHTVTLSDGSTAYLQQAVRGEKLIEGQVIELEDGTTAYIHQVTVQKEAVAFEDGQPVVLEDGSMAYIHNTESYEPSTFEAIQLEDGSTAYIHAPVLMPPGSTILEVQGETGLEELAGEEEEDSFDVESMAALKQYSSKVSDEEEEGVTDTCHLRSEDSSNVPSQDLQEEEVQSSEKGQQVGSRAFRCGYKGCGRLYTTAHHLKVHERSHTGDRPYTCDFPSCGKAFATGYGLKSHVRTHTGEKPYKCPEDMCSKAFKTSGDLQKHIRTHTGERPFKCPFVGCGRSFTTSNIRKVHIRTHTGERPYMCPEPNCGRGFTSATNYKNHMRIHTGEKPYMCTVPGCGKRFTEYSSLYKHHVVHTHCKPYTCRSCGKNYRQTSTLAMHKRSSHGELEATEETEQSLYEQQQLEAAADDRATPLKSQHITFLAEMEEEEEEEDDGLHAQVSLISQDGTDQVSLSQEDLQALGSALGMVTQSSALSLPEAELAGGDTHSVTVTSRDSTETQQPVAIVTSGAVLAEESAVTSLCQQQVALLATPSGTHIAVQLEEQQSLEEAISMAAVAIQHEPVTLEAAVAENGC comes from the exons ATGGCGGTCTGGCGGAGGACTCGGCCCCGTTCGCCTGTCCTCAG ctTGAAACAAAGCCATCAGCTCTCTGTTCCCCTCTCCTCTGGCTCTGTGTCCTGGTGCTCTCTGTGGGAGAGCTGCCCAAGGGGAAATTCATGTCTGAGGAGCAACCCTCAGGACAGGATGGAGAGTTTGGGCTTGCACACAGTGACCCTTAGTGATGGGAGCACAGCTTACCTCCAGCAGGCTGTCAGAG GTGAAAAGCTGATTGAGGGGCAAGTCATTGAACTTGAAGATGGGACCACAGCTTACATCCATCAGGTGACAGTTCAGAAAG aagctGTGGCTTTTGAAGATGGTCAGCCAGTGGTGCTGGAAGATGGCAGCATGGCCTACATCCACAACACAG AAAGTTATGAGCCCAGCACCTTTGAGGCCATCCAGCTGGAGGATGGTTCCACTGCCTACATCCATGCTCCTGTCCTCATGCCACCTGGCAGCACCATCCTGGAAGTGCAGGGAGAaacagggctggaggagctggctggggaggaggaagaggattcCTTTGATGTGGAGAGCATGGCTGCATTAAAGCAGTACAGCAGCAAG GTGTctgatgaggaagaggagggagtgACAGACACCTGCCACCTGAGGAGTGAGGATTCCAGCAATGTCCCTTCCCAG GATTTGCAGGAGGAAGAagtgcagagcagtgagaaGGGGCAGCAGGTTGGCAGCAGGGCCTTCAGGTGTGGATACAAAGGCTGTGGCCGCCTCTACACCACTGCCCACCACCTAAAG GTACATGAACGTTCTCACACAGGGGACAGGCCGTATACCTGTGACTTTCCAAGCTGTGGGAAAGCATTTGCCACAG GGTACGGACTCAAGAGCCATGTGAGGACACATACTGGTGAGAAACCCTACAAGTGTCCAGAGGACATGTGCAGTAAAGCTTTCAAAACCTCTGGGGATCTCCAGAAACACATCCGGACACACACAG GGGAACGCCCCTTCAAGTGCCCCTTTGTGGGCTGTGGCCGCTCCTTCACCACCTCCAACATCCGCAAAGTTCACATCCGAACCCACACGGGGGAGCGGCCCTACATGTGCCCGGAACCCAACTGCGGGAGGGGCTTCACCAGCGCCACCAATTACAAAAACCACATGAGGATCCACACGG GGGAGAAACCCTACATGTGCACCGTGCCGGGCTGCGGCAAACGCTTCACGGAGTACTCCAGCCTCTACAAACACCATGTGGTTCACACACACTGCAAACCCTAcacctgcaggagctgtgggaagaACTACCGCCAGACCTCCACCCTGGCCATGCACAAACGGAGCAGCCACGGGGAGCTGGAGGCCACGGAGGAGACTGAGCAGAGCCTGTATGAACAGCAGCAACTGGAGG ctgctgctgatgaCAGAGCCACCCCCCTGAAGAGCCAGCACATCACTTTCCTGgcagagatggaggaggaggaagaggaggaggatgatggTTTGCATGCACAAGTCTCCCTTATCTCTCAGGATGGGACAGATCAG GTCAGTCTGTCCCAGGAAGACCTCCAGGCTCTTGGCAGTGCCCTTGGCATGGTGACCCAGAGCAGTGCCCTCAGCCTGCCcgaggcagagctggcaggtgGTGACACACACTCGGTGACAGTGACCAGCAGGGACAGCACTGAGACACAGCAGCCG GTTGCCATAGTCACCTCTGGAGCAGTCCTGGCTGAGGAATCGGCTGTCACctccctctgccagcagcaggtggcATTGCTGGCCACCCCCAGCGGCACCCACATCGCAGTGCAG ttggaagagcagcagagcctggaggaaGCTATCAGCATGGCAGCAGTGGCCATCCAGCATGAACCTGTCACACTTGAAGCAGCCGTGGCTGAGAATGGGTGCTGA
- the ZNF76 gene encoding zinc finger protein 76 isoform X2, whose translation MAVWRRTRPRSPVLSLKQSHQLSVPLSSGSVSWCSLWESCPRGNSCLRSNPQDRMESLGLHTVTLSDGSTAYLQQAVRGEKLIEGQVIELEDGTTAYIHQVTVQKEAVAFEDGQPVVLEDGSMAYIHNTESYEPSTFEAIQLEDGSTAYIHAPVLMPPGSTILEVQGETGLEELAGEEEEDSFDVESMAALKQYSSKDLQEEEVQSSEKGQQVGSRAFRCGYKGCGRLYTTAHHLKVHERSHTGDRPYTCDFPSCGKAFATGYGLKSHVRTHTGEKPYKCPEDMCSKAFKTSGDLQKHIRTHTGERPFKCPFVGCGRSFTTSNIRKVHIRTHTGERPYMCPEPNCGRGFTSATNYKNHMRIHTGEKPYMCTVPGCGKRFTEYSSLYKHHVVHTHCKPYTCRSCGKNYRQTSTLAMHKRSSHGELEATEETEQSLYEQQQLEAAADDRATPLKSQHITFLAEMEEEEEEEDDGLHAQVSLISQDGTDQVSLSQEDLQALGSALGMVTQSSALSLPEAELAGGDTHSVTVTSRDSTETQQPVAIVTSGAVLAEESAVTSLCQQQVALLATPSGTHIAVQLEEQQSLEEAISMAAVAIQHEPVTLEAAVAENGC comes from the exons ATGGCGGTCTGGCGGAGGACTCGGCCCCGTTCGCCTGTCCTCAG ctTGAAACAAAGCCATCAGCTCTCTGTTCCCCTCTCCTCTGGCTCTGTGTCCTGGTGCTCTCTGTGGGAGAGCTGCCCAAGGGGAAATTCATGTCTGAGGAGCAACCCTCAGGACAGGATGGAGAGTTTGGGCTTGCACACAGTGACCCTTAGTGATGGGAGCACAGCTTACCTCCAGCAGGCTGTCAGAG GTGAAAAGCTGATTGAGGGGCAAGTCATTGAACTTGAAGATGGGACCACAGCTTACATCCATCAGGTGACAGTTCAGAAAG aagctGTGGCTTTTGAAGATGGTCAGCCAGTGGTGCTGGAAGATGGCAGCATGGCCTACATCCACAACACAG AAAGTTATGAGCCCAGCACCTTTGAGGCCATCCAGCTGGAGGATGGTTCCACTGCCTACATCCATGCTCCTGTCCTCATGCCACCTGGCAGCACCATCCTGGAAGTGCAGGGAGAaacagggctggaggagctggctggggaggaggaagaggattcCTTTGATGTGGAGAGCATGGCTGCATTAAAGCAGTACAGCAGCAAG GATTTGCAGGAGGAAGAagtgcagagcagtgagaaGGGGCAGCAGGTTGGCAGCAGGGCCTTCAGGTGTGGATACAAAGGCTGTGGCCGCCTCTACACCACTGCCCACCACCTAAAG GTACATGAACGTTCTCACACAGGGGACAGGCCGTATACCTGTGACTTTCCAAGCTGTGGGAAAGCATTTGCCACAG GGTACGGACTCAAGAGCCATGTGAGGACACATACTGGTGAGAAACCCTACAAGTGTCCAGAGGACATGTGCAGTAAAGCTTTCAAAACCTCTGGGGATCTCCAGAAACACATCCGGACACACACAG GGGAACGCCCCTTCAAGTGCCCCTTTGTGGGCTGTGGCCGCTCCTTCACCACCTCCAACATCCGCAAAGTTCACATCCGAACCCACACGGGGGAGCGGCCCTACATGTGCCCGGAACCCAACTGCGGGAGGGGCTTCACCAGCGCCACCAATTACAAAAACCACATGAGGATCCACACGG GGGAGAAACCCTACATGTGCACCGTGCCGGGCTGCGGCAAACGCTTCACGGAGTACTCCAGCCTCTACAAACACCATGTGGTTCACACACACTGCAAACCCTAcacctgcaggagctgtgggaagaACTACCGCCAGACCTCCACCCTGGCCATGCACAAACGGAGCAGCCACGGGGAGCTGGAGGCCACGGAGGAGACTGAGCAGAGCCTGTATGAACAGCAGCAACTGGAGG ctgctgctgatgaCAGAGCCACCCCCCTGAAGAGCCAGCACATCACTTTCCTGgcagagatggaggaggaggaagaggaggaggatgatggTTTGCATGCACAAGTCTCCCTTATCTCTCAGGATGGGACAGATCAG GTCAGTCTGTCCCAGGAAGACCTCCAGGCTCTTGGCAGTGCCCTTGGCATGGTGACCCAGAGCAGTGCCCTCAGCCTGCCcgaggcagagctggcaggtgGTGACACACACTCGGTGACAGTGACCAGCAGGGACAGCACTGAGACACAGCAGCCG GTTGCCATAGTCACCTCTGGAGCAGTCCTGGCTGAGGAATCGGCTGTCACctccctctgccagcagcaggtggcATTGCTGGCCACCCCCAGCGGCACCCACATCGCAGTGCAG ttggaagagcagcagagcctggaggaaGCTATCAGCATGGCAGCAGTGGCCATCCAGCATGAACCTGTCACACTTGAAGCAGCCGTGGCTGAGAATGGGTGCTGA
- the DEF6 gene encoding differentially expressed in FDCP 6 homolog encodes MDLRAELLKSIWYAFTALDVEKSGKVSKSQLKVLSHNLYTVLCIPHDPVALEEHFRDDDDGPVSSQGYMPYLNKYILDKVEEGAFVKENFDELCWTLTAKKNYKPDRNGNSVVSHQDAFKLWCLFNFLSEDKYPLVMVPDEVEYLLKKICTAMNVELNSCELDDYLSQELQGQGGVTVWQFLDMVNSGRFLRGIEQEAVSMAVEEVYQEVIEDVLKQGYLWKKGQLRRNWSERWFTLKPSVLSYYLSEERKEKKGSIVLDKHCCVEVLPDRDGKRCMFCVKTSSRTYEMSASDTRQRQEWMLAIQTAIRLQAEGKRSLHKDLKQKRREQREQREQRKAAKEEETQRLRQLQEEKERTLQELELLKEAQRQAEILLQEEEQRRRQQHEEMQRTLEVQLREAEQARASMQAEMVLKEAEAERQRKRILELEEMQEHLQEALQQEVKARQDEEAVRYAQARLLAEEEEKLKQLMKLKEEQEEYIIKTQREKQVLKLEMENKNKCLEEAQKQLEEVRVNRQRVDQDVMAAQRKLRQASTNVKHWNVQMNRLMHPIGPGEKRTNVSGGIFPGYQPLLSWKDSSFKLKQKVEDQSSIHQREKSKENVSNGGNSPVLPSPGVDTMATEQSGVAERVPLK; translated from the exons ATGGACCTGCGAGCGGAGCTGCTGAAATCCATCTGGTACGCCTTCACCGCCCTGGATGTGGAGAAAAGCGGAAAGGTCTCCAAATCCCAGCTCAAA GTGCTGTCCCACAACCTGTACACGGTGCTGTGCATCCCCCACGACCCCGTGGCACTGGAAGAACATTTCCGTGACGATGATGATGGTCCAGTGTCCAGCCAGGGCTACATGCCCTACCTCAACAAGTACATCCTGGATAAG GTGGAGGAAGGTGCTTTTGTTAAGGAAAACTTTGATGAGCTCTGCTGGACCTTGACAGCAAAGAAGAATTACAAGCCTGACCGGAACGGGAACAGCGTTGTGTCCCACCAAGATGCCTTCAAGCTCTGGTGTCTCTTCAACTTTCTGTCTGAAGACAAATACCCTCTTGTCATGGTGCCAGATGAG GTGGAATACTTGCTGAAGAAGATCTGCACGGCCATGAACGTGGAGCTGAACTCCTGCGAGCTGGATGATTACCTCTCCCAGGAGctccagggacagggaggggtGACAGTCTGGCAGTTCCTGGACATGGTGAACTCGGGGAGGTTCCTGCGAGGCATCGAGCAGGAGGCTGTCAGCATGGCTGTGGAGGAGGTGTACCAGGAGGTCATCGAGGATGTGCTCAAACAG GGTTACCTCTGGAAGAAGGGGCAGCTGAGGAGGAACTGGTCGGAGCGGTGGTTCACCCTGAAGCCCAGTGTCCTGTCCTACTACCTGAGTGAGGAAcggaaggagaagaaagggagcaTCGTGTTGGACAAGCACTGCTGCGTGGAG gtgctgcctgACCGGGATGGGAAGAGGTGCATGTTCTGCGTGAAGACCTCGTCCCGCACCTACGAGATGAGCGCCTCCGACACCCGCCAGCGCCAGGAGTGGATGTTAG ccatCCAGACGGCCATCCGGCTGCAGGCTGAGGGCAAGAGGTCCCTGCACAAGGACCTGAAGCAGAAGCGCCGGGAGCAGCGGGAGCAGCGGGAGCAGAGGAAGGCGGCcaaggaagaagaaactcagaggctcaggcagctccaggaggaaaaggagaggacgctgcaggagctggagctgctcaagGAGGCCCAGAGGCAGGCAGAGATcctcctgcaggaggaggagcagcgGCGGAGGCAGCAGCACGAGGAGATGCAGAGGACCCTGGAGGTGCAGCTGCGGGAGGCTGAGCAG GCTCGTGCTTCCATGCAGGCAGAGATGGTCCTgaaggaggcagaggcagagcgTCAGCGCAAGCGcatcctggagctggaggagatgcAGGAGCATCTGCAGGAggccctgcagcaggaggtgaagGCACGGCAGGACGAGGAGGCTGTGAGATATGCACAGGCCAG GTTactggctgaggaagaggagaagctgaagcagcTGATGAAGCTGAAGGAGGAGCAAGAAGAATATATCATCAAAACCCAGCGGGAGAAGCAAGTCCTGAAGCTGGAGATGGAGAACAAGAACAAGTGTCTGGAGGAGgcacagaagcagctggaagaagTGAGAGTGAACAGGCAGCGGGTGGACCAAGATGTCATG gctgcccagaggaagcTCCGACAGGCCAGCACCAatgtcaagcactggaatgtCCAGATGAACAGGCTGATGCACCCCATAGGGCCAGGAG AGAAGCGTACGAACGTGAGTGGAGGAATCTTCCCTGGCTACCAACCCCTTCTCTCCTGGAAAGATTCCTCCTTCAAACTCAAGCAGAAAGTGGAGGATCAGAGCAGCATCCACCAGAgggagaagagcaaggaaaatGTGAGCAACGGTGGGAACAGCCCCGTGCTGCCATCTCCAGGGGTGGACACCATGGCCACGGAGCAAAGTGGGGTGGCAGAACGTGTCCCTCTGAAGTGA